From the genome of Papaver somniferum cultivar HN1 chromosome 2, ASM357369v1, whole genome shotgun sequence, one region includes:
- the LOC113348301 gene encoding 60S ribosomal protein L37-3-like, producing the protein MGKGTGSFGKRRNKTHTLCVRCGRRSYHLQKSRCAACGYPAARLRKFNWSEKALRRKTTGSGRMRHLRNVPRRFKSGFREGTEAAPRKKGSSASA; encoded by the exons atg GGAAAAGGAACAGGAAGTTTTGGTAAGAGGAGAAACAAGACTCACACACTCTGTGTGAGATGTGGTCGTCGCAGTTATCATCTTCAGAAGAGTAGATGTGCTGCTTGTGGTTACCCAGCTGCTCGCCTTAGAAAGT TTAACTGGAGTGAGAAAGCTCTACGTAGAAAGACTACTGGAAGTGGAAGGATGAGGCACCTTCGTAATGTTCCTCGCAGATTCAAGAGTGGTTTCAGAGAAG GAACTGAAGCAGCTCCAAGAAAGAAGGGTAGTTCAGCATCTGCTTAA
- the LOC113348302 gene encoding GTP-binding protein At2g22870-like encodes MMLLNHFPRLISPLNLSRTILPNTFTLFCTSKSSLSFSESVSIPNFSTDISEDTQIEIPDDVVYPEETQIEIPIEKLFIPPETDISSGSLSKRVLRGSNIVLSKYARDAQVSQAEFVKSSVTTEDCPSDGLPEFALVGRSNVGKSSLVNSIVRRKKLALTSKKPGKTQCINHFRINDSWFLVDLPGYGFANAPHEVRTDWSKFTKDYFLNRSTLVSVFLLIDASIPAKKIDLEYASWLGQNQIPMTLIFTKCDKRKKKRHGGKRAEENVEDFQDLIREYFQSAPPWIMTSSVTNQGRDEMLLHMAQLRNYWLKH; translated from the exons ATGATGCTTCTCAATCACTTCCCAAGATTAATTTCTCCATTAAATCTCTCCAGAACAATATTACCCAATACTTTTACTCTTTTCTGCACATCCAAATCTTCTCTATCCTTCTCGGAATCTGTCTCAATTCCTAACTTCTCTACTGATATATCAGAAGATACCCAGATAGAAATTCCTGATGATGTAGTGTATCCAGAAGAAACCCAGATTGAAATTCCTATTGAAAAGCTTTTTATTCCTCCTGAAACTGATATTTCATCTGGGTCATTGAGTAAAAGGGTTTTAAGAGGTTCAAATATAGTTCTTAGTAAGTATGCAAGAGATGCTCAGGTATCACAAGCTGAGTTTGTGAAGAGCAGTGTTACAACAGAAGATTGTCCTTCTGATGGACTTCCTGAATTTGCACTTGTTGGCAGATCAAATGTTGGGAAATCATCTCTAGTTAATTCAATTGTGCGGCGGAAAAAGCTCGCGCTTACATCCAAGAAGCCTG GAAAGACACAGTGCATCAACCATTTCAGGATAAATGACAGTTGGTTCTTAGTGGATTTGCCTGGATACGG ATTTGCAAATGCACCCCATGAAGTTCGAACAGATTGGAGCAAGTTTACTAAAGATTATTTCCTCAACCGCTCAACACTGGTATCTGTTTTCTTACTTATTGACGCTAGCATTCCAGCGAAAAAGATTGATCTCGAATATGCTAGTTGGCTTGGTCAAAATCAG ATTCCAATGACGTTGATCTTCACAAAGTGTGACAAGCGAAAAAAGAAAAGGCATGGCGGGAAGAGAGCCGAGGAAAATGTTGAAGATTTTCAGGATTTGATACGTGAATACTTCCAATCAGCACCGCCATGGATTATGACTAGTAGTGTTACAAACCAAGGTCGAGACGAAATGCTCCTTCACATGGCTCAGCTTAGAAATTACTGGCTCAAGCACTAA